From a region of the Coffea arabica cultivar ET-39 chromosome 3e, Coffea Arabica ET-39 HiFi, whole genome shotgun sequence genome:
- the LOC113734217 gene encoding putative disease resistance protein At1g50180: MGSEAVSLALGMVKDLLVEEGRFLSGVADQVKEVEAELKRMQCFLKDADKKQLNDSTIRNYVREIRRLAYRTEDVLEKFAVEIESRRRGHGFRKAFRRFACLISEGISLHRVGSEIASIKTGIHSLTTNLETYGVIALSSTEDGQSSNARLDQNQQRLRQTYPHQVEEYFVGMKDDIRQLVSLITDEGIRSHRVISVHGMGGLGKTTLARKIYKHIEVERAFKQFAWVSVTQQCNTMTVFRDILKQLVPDQRKDSVGKMDERKLVGELYKVQKETKSFVVLDDLWKIEDWECLKVAFPFAEADSKILITTRNQKLVEDEFLYPLNLLNEDEGWELLQKRAFAKRNGADCESDPLLEAVGRAIVRECGNLPLAISAIGGVLTPKTSLEEWETVKNDVDSYIRMSEGGKEQGYGAVLQVLALSYDELPYHLKPCFLYLGQFREDEDIDTEMLYRMWTAEGMVSSDHRGKGETLTDVAERYLYEMASRSMLQVKFDEFSTSRNVESCYLHDLMRDFCLARGKEVEFLKLLDFRGGNDPLSDYSTERDDSTPRCSIHMEDGKKHGLGDVDSMISRALEASGHLRSLTLSGGSGYPEVRISFPQVICDSNKFKYVKVLKFEGYRFMGKGLPKGIKKLVNLRFLSLKNSDLETLPSSIGQLQYLETLDIRVYDPIKVPDVLCKLKGLKHLYFSVVVRRLSFLGLSKLETLVDFGNDVGDLKHLSGLNNLRFLRAIMNISKEKNDLPQMLNYLNSNRHKLREAQLEIRAYGEEEVVLPFRDLLSCHCLHQLTIISGRCEFQKVKPPLSPSNLSELLLLGCSIEGDPMSVLGNLPNLRRLSLMSVDLVERSVMIIDENAFPKLVSLEIFRIKNLEKWVVAQGSMPNLSDLAISGCEELEMIPDGLRFITTLRKLEIRMPEEFIVQRIHGIDGRGGPDRDKISRVPVIKIESYGSIKNKHLIQPSQLMTSPAKNLPVLWIASLAITEESFLCSIKVKTYYYHVLLTPLRHFYQKKNKFVKPSKL; the protein is encoded by the exons ATGGGTAGCGAAGCTGTCTCCCTTGCTTTGGGAATGGTGAAGGATTTGTTAGTTGAAGAAGGCAGATTCTTGAGCGGAGTGGCGGATCAAGTCAAGGAAGTTGAAGCAGAATTGAAACGGATGCAATGTTTCTTGAAAGACGCCGACAAAAAACAATTGAATGATTCGACAATCCGTAATTATGTCAGGGAGATCAGGCGTCTTGCTTACAGAACTGAAGATGTCTTGGAGAAGTTTGCCGTTGAAATCGAATCCAGGAGAAGGGGCCACGGCTTCCGCAAGGCTTTCAGAAGATTTGCGTGCCTAATTTCTGAAGGAATATCTCTTCACAGAGTTGGTTCAGAGATAGCTAGCATCAAAACAGGAATCCACAGCCTCACCACGAATCTGGAAACTTATGGCGTCATTGCATTGAGCAGTACTGAAGACGGTCAAAGTTCCAATGCGAGATTGGATCAGAATCAACAGCGGCTGAGACAAACCTATCCCCATCAAGTTGAGGAATATTTTGTTGGGATGAAAGATGATATAAGACAGCTTGTGTCCCTCATCACTGATGAGGGAATTAGATCACATCGAGTTATTTCAGTACATGGGATGGGCGGTCTCGGTAAGACCACTCTTGCCAGGAAGATCTACAAGCACATTGAAGTAGAACGTGCTTTCAAACAGTTTGCTTGGGTTTCGGTTACCCAACAGTGCAATACGATGACCGTCTTCCGAGACATTCTGAAGCAGCTTGTCCCGGACCAGAGGAAGGACAGTGTTGGGAAGATGGATGAGAGGAAATTGGTAGGAGAGCTTTATAAAGTGCAGAAAGAGACAAAAAGCTTTGTTGTTCTTGATGACCTGTGGAAAATTGAGGACTGGGAGTGTCTCAAAGTAGCATTTCCATTTGCAGAGGCGGATAGCAAAATTTTGATTACAACTCGGAACCAGAAACTCGTAGAAGATGAATTCCTCTATCCACTCAACCTTCTGAACGAGGATGAAGGCTGGGAGTTACTTCAAAAGAGAGCTTTTGCCAAAAGAAATGGCGCAG ATTGTGAAAGTGATCCACTGTTGGAAGCAGTAGGGAGGGCAATTGTTCGCGAGTGTGGAAACCTACCCTTAGCAATCTCTGCAATTGGAGGAGTTCTGACTCCAAAGACTTCACTCGAGGAGTGGGAGACAGTGAAGAATGATGTGGATTCGTATATAAGGATGAGTGAAGGTGGTAAAGAACAAGGGTATGGAGCCGTGTTGCAGGTGTTGGCTCTGAGTTATGACGAGCTACCCTACCACTTGAAGCCATGTTTTCTTTACCTGGGGCAATTTCGTGAGGATGAGGACATAGATACAGAGATGTTGTATCGAATGTGGACAGCAGAAGGGATGGTCTCATCAGATCATCGCGGAAAAGGAGAAACTCTGACAGATGTAGCTGAAAGGTACTTGTACGAGATGGCTAGTAGGTCAATGCTTCAAGTGAAGTTCGATGAGTTCTCGACATCCAGAAACGTTGAGTCATGCTACCTTCATGATCTGATGAGGGACTTCTGCCTGGCCCGTGGAAAAGAAGTTGAATTTCTCAAGTTGCTTGATTTTCGGGGAGGAAATGATCCCTTGTCGGATTATTCTACAGAGCGCGACGACAGTACTCCTAGATGTTCCATTCACATGGAAGATGGTAAAAAGCATGGTCTGGGTGATGTTGACTCTATGATAAGTAGGGCACTGGAAGCCAGTGGACACCTGCGCTCTTTAACATTAAGTGGTGGCTCTGGATATCCGGAGGTAAGGATCTCATTTCCTCAAGTAATATGTGATTCAAACAAGTTCAAATATGTAAAGGTTCTCAAATTCGAGGGTTATCGTTTCATGGGCAAAGGTTTGCCTAAAGGAATAAAGAAGCTGGTCAATTTGAGGTTCCTCAGTCTGAAGAACAGTGACTTGGAGACACTTCCATCATCCATAGGTCAATTACAGTACCTGGAGACACTTGATATACGAGTCTATGATCCGATTAAGGTGCCTGATGTCTTGTGCAAATTGAAAGGATTGAAGCATCTGTATTTTTCTGTAGTCGTCCGACGACTAAGTTTTCTTGGCTTAAGTAAGCTGGAGACTTTAGTTGACTTTGGAAATGATGTCGGAGACTTGAAACATTTGTCAGGGTTGAATAATCTAAGGTTCCTCCGTGCAATTATGAATATCAGTAAAGAGAAGAACGATCTTCCTCAGATGCTCAATTACTTGAATTCCAACCGACACAAGCTACGGGAGGCTCAATTGGAGATTCGTGCATATGGTGAAGAAGAAGTAGTGCTTCCTTTTCGAGATCTTTTGTCCTGCCATTGTCTCCACCAATTGACCATAATCAGCGGAAGGTGTGAGTTTCAAAAAGTTAAACCACCCCTTTCCCCCTCGAACCTCAGTGAGTTGCTTTTGCTGGGGTGTTCAATTGAAGGAGATCCAATGAGTGTCTTGGGAAATCTTCCAAACTTGAGGAGACTGAGTTTGATGTCTGTGGACTTGGTGGAGAGAAGTGTGATGATTATTGATGAAAATGCTTTTCCAAAACTCGTATCTCTGGAGATCTTTCGTATAAAAAACTTAGAAAAGTGGGTGGTGGCTCAAGGATCCATGCCTAACCTATCTGATCTTGCAATCTCGGGTTGTGAAGAGCTGGAGATGATTCCTGATGGGTTGAGGTTTATTACAACACTGAGAAAGTTGGAAATTAGAATGCCTGAAGAATTCATCGTCCAAAGAATTCATGGGATCGATGGGCGTGGAGGACCGGATCGCGACAAAATCAGTCGCGTCCCCGTGATTAAAATTGAATCTTATGGAAGCATAAAGAATAAGCATCTTATCCAGCCAAGCCAACTGATGACATCTCCAGCGAAGAATCTTCCAGTTCTGTGGATTGCAAGTCTAGCCATCACTGAAGAATCTTTTCTATGTTCTATAAAAGTTAAAACCTATTATTATCATGTACTACTTACTCCTCTAAGGCATTTCtatcagaagaaaaataaatttgtgAAGCCTTCTAAACTCTAA